A genomic window from Rhizobium sp. EC-SD404 includes:
- the urtB gene encoding urea ABC transporter permease subunit UrtB: MTFDRAIARCVAGLAFLLMSLIAASAQEETIPPGSPAIDLLRQLPEGSFRDRGEVIGALADTGEVALVPILRALEAGSLFVVTDTGQIVTTEADGDGVIATDVVTGEALGTLEQSAIEEIRVNNLIRREVRTAVSQLTLMSPNPARRIAAARDMYASANADSIATLDEALAAEDDDAVRAVMEEVRAVAVLRSDATMEDFEAAVETIVARGGSQSIGILQGALSTAPEELHPLIQTGIAAIERNLALWNVGQNIWYGLSLGSVLLLAAIGLAITFGVMGVINMAHGEMVMLGAYTTFVVQQVIRTSYPELFDWSLAIALPLAFLVTGIVGIAIERGVIRFLYGRPLETLLATWGISLILQQSIRTIFGASNREVGNPSWMSGAFQFGGLSITNNRLWIIVFSLVVFAVLLFVMKKTALGLQMRAVTQNRRMASSMGIRTPFVDAMTFGLGSGIAGLAGVALSQISNVSPNLGQTYIIDSFMVVVFGGVGNLWGTLVGAMTLGVFNKFLEPYTGAVLAKVLVLVAIILFIQKRPRGLFALKGRAVEA; encoded by the coding sequence ATGACATTCGACCGTGCCATCGCACGTTGTGTCGCCGGATTGGCCTTCCTGCTGATGTCGTTGATCGCGGCATCCGCGCAGGAGGAAACCATTCCACCCGGCAGCCCTGCCATCGATCTGTTGCGCCAGTTGCCCGAAGGCAGCTTCCGCGATCGTGGCGAGGTGATCGGCGCACTCGCGGATACCGGCGAGGTGGCACTGGTGCCGATCCTGCGCGCACTGGAAGCCGGCAGCCTGTTCGTCGTCACCGATACCGGTCAGATCGTGACGACCGAAGCCGATGGCGACGGCGTGATCGCGACAGACGTGGTCACGGGCGAAGCCCTCGGAACGCTTGAACAGTCGGCTATCGAGGAAATTCGGGTCAACAATCTCATTCGCCGCGAAGTGCGCACGGCCGTCAGCCAGCTCACATTGATGAGCCCCAATCCCGCGCGCCGCATCGCCGCTGCGCGCGACATGTATGCCTCGGCCAATGCCGACAGCATCGCAACACTCGACGAAGCGCTTGCGGCCGAAGATGACGACGCCGTCCGTGCCGTCATGGAAGAAGTCCGTGCCGTCGCCGTCCTGCGCAGCGACGCCACGATGGAAGACTTCGAAGCTGCGGTCGAGACGATCGTCGCGCGTGGCGGGAGCCAGTCGATCGGCATTCTCCAAGGCGCGTTGTCGACTGCACCGGAAGAGCTGCACCCGCTGATCCAAACCGGCATCGCCGCGATCGAGCGCAATCTCGCCCTTTGGAACGTGGGCCAGAACATCTGGTACGGGCTTTCGCTCGGCTCGGTGCTGCTGCTTGCCGCCATCGGTCTCGCCATCACCTTCGGCGTCATGGGCGTCATCAACATGGCGCATGGCGAGATGGTCATGCTCGGCGCCTATACGACATTCGTCGTTCAGCAGGTGATCCGTACATCTTATCCCGAGCTGTTCGACTGGTCTCTCGCGATCGCCCTGCCTCTGGCCTTCCTTGTCACCGGCATCGTGGGCATCGCGATCGAACGTGGGGTGATCCGTTTCCTCTATGGCCGGCCGCTTGAAACGCTGCTCGCCACCTGGGGCATCTCGCTCATTCTGCAGCAGTCGATCCGCACCATCTTCGGCGCGTCCAACCGTGAGGTCGGCAACCCTTCCTGGATGTCTGGCGCATTCCAGTTCGGCGGGCTATCGATCACCAACAACCGGCTCTGGATCATCGTCTTCTCGCTCGTCGTCTTCGCGGTGCTTCTCTTTGTCATGAAGAAGACCGCGCTCGGCCTGCAGATGCGCGCCGTCACCCAAAACCGCCGCATGGCGTCCTCGATGGGCATCCGCACGCCCTTCGTCGATGCGATGACCTTCGGCCTCGGCTCCGGCATCGCCGGCCTTGCGGGTGTGGCGCTGTCGCAGATCTCCAACGTGTCGCCCAATCTCGGCCAGACCTACATCATCGACAGCTTCATGGTCGTCGTCTTCGGCGGGGTCGGCAATCTCTGGGGCACGCTGGTCGGCGCCATGACGCTCGGCGTCTTCAACAAATTCCTCGAGCCCTACACCGGCGCGGTTCTGGCCAAGGTACTGGTGCTCGTCGCCATCATCCTCTTCATCCAGAAACGTCCCCGCGGCCTGTTCGCGCTCAAGGGCAGGGCGGTGGAAGCATGA
- the urtE gene encoding urea ABC transporter ATP-binding subunit UrtE produces the protein MLEVEGASLHYGAAQALRGVSMKAEPAKITCVLGRNGVGKTSLMRAIVGHHPLSAGIVRFEGREFGRRAAYDRARSGIAFVPQGREIFPLLTVRENLETGFAPLKRDQKTIPDHVFELFPVLNDMLGRRGGDLSGGQQQQLAIGRALVTRPKLLVLDEPTEGIQPSIIKDIGRAIRYLRDNAGLAIILVEQYLDFCRELADEVYIMDRGEVVHQGPAEDLDRQDVRRHLTV, from the coding sequence ATGCTTGAGGTCGAGGGCGCAAGCCTCCATTACGGCGCAGCCCAGGCGCTGCGCGGCGTGTCCATGAAGGCCGAGCCCGCGAAGATCACCTGCGTCCTGGGTCGCAACGGCGTCGGCAAGACCAGCCTGATGCGCGCGATCGTCGGCCATCATCCGCTGAGTGCAGGCATCGTGCGGTTCGAGGGTCGAGAATTCGGCCGGCGCGCCGCCTATGATCGCGCGCGTTCCGGTATCGCCTTCGTGCCGCAGGGCAGGGAGATTTTCCCGCTGCTGACGGTTCGTGAGAATCTGGAAACCGGCTTTGCGCCCCTGAAGCGCGATCAGAAGACGATCCCGGATCACGTATTCGAACTGTTTCCAGTGCTGAACGACATGCTTGGTCGGCGCGGAGGGGATTTGTCCGGCGGACAGCAGCAGCAGCTGGCGATCGGCCGGGCGCTCGTCACCCGGCCAAAGTTGCTGGTGCTGGACGAGCCGACGGAAGGCATTCAGCCATCCATTATCAAGGATATCGGGCGGGCGATCCGCTATTTGCGCGACAACGCCGGCCTCGCCATCATTCTCGTCGAACAATATCTGGATTTTTGCCGCGAGCTTGCAGACGAGGTCTACATCATGGATCGCGGCGAAGTGGTTCATCAGGGGCCGGCGGAAGATCTCGATCGTCAAGACGTCCGCCGGCACCTGACCGTCTAA
- the urtD gene encoding urea ABC transporter ATP-binding protein UrtD encodes MNVQASPDRAEDRPLLYLNGVSVSFDGFRAINNLSLYLERGEMRAIIGPNGAGKTTMMDIITGKTRPDSGEVFFDGTIDLTQHDEPAIATFGIGRKFQKPTVFESHTVEDNLLMALQGGRGVLGQLFYRLSRDDAAKISEILETTRLSARRNDLAANLSHGQKQWLEIGMLLAQNPKLLLVDEPVAGMTDAETEETARLLKEIAQDHSVIVVEHDMHFVRELGVKVSCLHEGSVLSEGSLDHVSKDPRVIEVYLGR; translated from the coding sequence ATGAATGTTCAGGCATCTCCAGACCGAGCGGAAGACCGGCCGCTGCTCTATCTCAACGGCGTTTCGGTCTCCTTCGATGGCTTCCGCGCCATCAACAACCTCTCGCTTTACCTAGAGCGCGGGGAAATGCGCGCTATCATCGGCCCGAACGGTGCCGGCAAGACGACGATGATGGACATCATCACCGGCAAGACGCGTCCCGACAGCGGCGAGGTGTTCTTCGATGGCACGATCGACCTGACGCAGCATGACGAGCCTGCGATCGCGACCTTCGGCATCGGGCGTAAATTCCAAAAGCCGACGGTCTTCGAAAGCCACACCGTCGAGGACAATCTGCTCATGGCGCTGCAGGGTGGTCGCGGTGTTCTCGGTCAGCTCTTCTATCGGCTGAGCCGCGACGACGCCGCCAAGATTTCGGAAATTCTCGAGACGACACGGCTCTCCGCCCGCCGCAATGATCTCGCCGCCAATCTCAGCCATGGCCAGAAACAATGGCTCGAGATCGGCATGCTGCTCGCGCAGAACCCGAAGCTTCTGCTGGTCGACGAGCCGGTTGCCGGCATGACCGATGCCGAGACGGAAGAGACGGCAAGGCTCCTTAAGGAGATCGCGCAGGACCATTCCGTCATCGTGGTCGAGCACGACATGCATTTCGTGCGCGAACTCGGCGTCAAGGTCAGCTGCCTTCATGAAGGATCGGTCCTGTCGGAAGGATCGCTCGATCATGTGAGCAAGGATCCACGCGTCATCGAAGTCTATCTGGGGCGTTAG
- the urtC gene encoding urea ABC transporter permease subunit UrtC, with the protein MITHALLRGLDGKAWLVVSILVAVAIFVPASNLLLSPDHPLYVPNYLVALMGKYLCYAMLALALDLVWGYCGILSLGHGAFFALGGYAMGMYLMRQVGTRGVYGNADLPDFMVFLNWTELPWYWWGFDMFWFAMLMVMVVPGLLAFVFGWFAFRSRVTGVYLSIITQAMTYALLLAFFRNDMGFGGNNGLTDFREILGFSIRAPETRASLFAATAIMLAIAFVVCSAIVNSKLGKLMIAVRDAESRTRFLGYRPEYVKLFAFVVSAVIAGIAGALYVPQVGIINPGEFAPANSIEVVVWTALGGRGTLIGPIIGAILVNVTKSYFTIAYPDLWLFALGALFVFVTIFLPKGILGIATGLMSRVDRRRVPAEPTANAAKPTPAE; encoded by the coding sequence ATGATCACGCACGCCCTTCTGCGCGGTCTTGATGGCAAGGCTTGGCTCGTCGTTTCGATTCTCGTCGCGGTCGCGATCTTCGTCCCGGCCTCGAACCTGCTGCTCTCGCCTGATCATCCGCTTTATGTGCCGAACTATCTCGTCGCGCTCATGGGCAAATATCTCTGCTACGCGATGCTCGCGCTCGCTCTCGATCTCGTCTGGGGCTATTGCGGGATCCTGTCGCTAGGCCATGGCGCCTTCTTCGCGCTCGGCGGCTACGCGATGGGCATGTATCTGATGCGCCAGGTCGGCACGCGCGGCGTCTACGGCAATGCCGATCTGCCCGATTTCATGGTGTTCCTCAACTGGACCGAGCTGCCCTGGTACTGGTGGGGCTTCGACATGTTCTGGTTCGCCATGCTGATGGTGATGGTGGTTCCGGGTCTGCTCGCCTTCGTTTTCGGCTGGTTCGCCTTCAGAAGCCGGGTCACCGGCGTCTATTTGTCGATCATCACCCAGGCGATGACCTATGCGCTGCTGCTTGCCTTCTTCCGCAACGACATGGGCTTTGGCGGCAATAACGGCCTGACCGACTTCCGTGAAATCCTCGGCTTCTCGATCCGGGCGCCGGAAACGCGCGCGTCGCTCTTCGCAGCCACGGCAATCATGCTCGCCATCGCCTTCGTCGTCTGCTCGGCGATCGTCAATTCCAAGCTCGGCAAGCTCATGATCGCCGTGCGCGATGCGGAGAGCCGCACGCGCTTTCTCGGCTATCGTCCCGAATACGTGAAGCTCTTTGCCTTCGTCGTCTCTGCCGTTATCGCCGGCATTGCCGGGGCGCTCTACGTGCCGCAGGTGGGCATCATCAATCCGGGAGAATTCGCGCCGGCGAACTCCATCGAAGTGGTGGTCTGGACCGCGCTCGGCGGACGCGGAACGCTGATCGGGCCTATCATCGGGGCAATTCTGGTCAACGTCACCAAGTCCTATTTCACGATCGCCTATCCCGATCTCTGGTTGTTCGCGCTCGGCGCTCTCTTCGTCTTCGTCACGATCTTCCTGCCGAAGGGCATCCTCGGCATCGCCACCGGCTTGATGTCGCGTGTCGACCGTCGACGCGTGCCAGCCGAGCCCACCGCGAATGCGGCCAAACCGACACCGGCGGAGTGA
- the urtA gene encoding urea ABC transporter substrate-binding protein yields MMTAATALAASTAWTGAFAQDEGPIKVGILHSLSGTMAISETTLKDVMLMLIEQQNEKGGVLGRQLEPVVVDIASDWPLAAEKARELIEVEEVDAVFGCWTSVCRKSVLPVFEELNSLLFYPVQYEGEESQRNVFYTGASPNQQAIPAVDYLMNEIGVERWVLAGTDYVYPQTTNKILEQYLMDAGVAEEDIMINYTPFGHSDWQTIVSDIKAFGSSGKPTAVVSTINGDANVPFYRELGNQGIDAVDIPVVAFSVGEEELAGLDTAPLVGHLAAWNYFMSVDTPENAEFIEAWHAFIGDEERVTNDPMEAHYIGFNMWVAAVEAAGSTEPDAVIENIVGVEVPNLTGGTAVMLPNHHITKPVLIGEIQDDGQFDVVWETEDLVEGDAWSDFLPESAVLEADWTEPVMCGNFNTETETCGSGS; encoded by the coding sequence ATGATGACCGCAGCTACGGCGCTTGCAGCGTCGACGGCTTGGACGGGTGCCTTTGCTCAGGATGAAGGTCCGATCAAGGTCGGCATCCTTCACTCGCTCTCGGGCACAATGGCGATCTCGGAAACGACGCTCAAGGACGTCATGCTGATGCTCATCGAGCAGCAGAATGAGAAGGGGGGCGTTCTTGGCCGTCAGCTCGAGCCTGTGGTCGTCGACATCGCGTCGGATTGGCCACTCGCCGCTGAAAAGGCGCGCGAACTGATCGAGGTCGAGGAAGTTGATGCCGTGTTCGGTTGCTGGACATCGGTCTGCCGCAAGTCGGTCCTGCCGGTCTTCGAAGAGCTGAACTCGCTGCTGTTCTACCCCGTCCAGTACGAAGGCGAGGAAAGCCAGCGCAACGTCTTCTATACCGGCGCATCGCCGAACCAGCAGGCCATCCCGGCCGTCGACTATCTTATGAACGAAATCGGCGTCGAGCGTTGGGTGCTTGCCGGTACCGACTACGTCTACCCGCAGACCACCAACAAGATCCTCGAGCAGTATCTCATGGATGCCGGTGTTGCCGAAGAAGACATCATGATCAACTACACGCCGTTCGGTCATTCCGATTGGCAAACGATCGTGTCCGACATCAAGGCCTTTGGCTCGTCCGGCAAGCCGACGGCGGTCGTTTCGACCATCAACGGCGATGCCAACGTGCCGTTCTACCGTGAACTCGGCAATCAGGGCATCGACGCCGTCGACATCCCGGTCGTCGCCTTCTCGGTCGGCGAAGAAGAGCTCGCCGGCCTCGATACCGCTCCGCTGGTCGGCCATCTTGCCGCGTGGAACTACTTCATGTCGGTCGATACGCCCGAAAATGCGGAGTTCATCGAAGCCTGGCATGCTTTCATCGGCGACGAAGAGCGCGTGACCAACGATCCGATGGAAGCTCACTATATCGGCTTCAACATGTGGGTCGCAGCTGTCGAGGCGGCTGGCTCGACCGAGCCGGATGCCGTCATCGAGAACATCGTCGGCGTCGAAGTGCCGAACCTCACGGGCGGCACGGCCGTGATGCTTCCGAACCACCACATCACCAAGCCGGTGCTCATCGGCGAAATCCAGGACGACGGCCAGTTCGACGTTGTCTGGGAAACCGAAGACCTGGTCGAAGGCGATGCCTGGTCCGACTTCCTGCCGGAATCTGCGGTCCTGGAAGCCGATTGGACGGAGCCGGTCATGTGCGGCAACTTCAACACCGAAACCGAAACGTGCGGCAGCGGCTCCTGA